A genomic window from Micromonospora sp. WMMA1947 includes:
- a CDS encoding Hsp70 family protein, whose translation MAGQQDGFALGVDLGTSNTVAVLRWPDGRTRPVLVDGHPILPSGVYADADGHLHVGRDAQRLAQADPAAYEPNPKRRVDDETVELGGRAYRPAELLAATLRAVADAAVAAVGMLPPAVVTHPAAWTPARRQVLHDALELAGWPAAAEHTLAGPIAPGTRLLREPVAAARYFTQVLRRPVPVGGAVAVFDFGGGTLDVAVLRNEGADPWGDSGFQLVATGGIPDLGGLDLDAALLGRLGELVGPAHPREWARLTDPTTTAERRDRQQLWDNVRGAKEMLSRAMVAPVAVPGVEAAVPLTREDFERLAAPLLARAVTETREVTAAAGLRPEQLSGLFLVGGSTRVPLVARLLHAELGIAPTVLEQPEMPVAEGALTDLPLPRRPGRPAVPVQVASAPSAPTQPEPTGPAPAETDAGTASAATVPAGATRTNPAAPLGGADTAPAGPHGTLVADGPVPPTSPTRYDGTPLAGGPVPHPRYDGAPGAPGFVPPGAAPAGHHAGPGVPGMPPPPPGGGWQPGVPGTPFSPAPNGVRTGGGRPRRGRWIALGAGLVVVAVSAAVLLWVFRDRHPALDFHTAELVKTVAAGDNRPDQMFTATLGDRAYLARSLPDGHLQMTAVEAGTGKTVWEKRTDAATQRWAAIRALPDGLLVLGDATGSGTPRVLAVLDGDSGKQRWRTDVGRDDALFFGPDTVVRVDRDGERLVGLRLDDGRQRWERRNPRTEYGDARTKVLPVGTGAALDGPGDAEGSPLAPWAGKADRLVQVGADRSVRILDLRSGKILKERGNVAALDDPMAARDDRLYVAENERGLRLLAYDLGSLGTPGVLYEAPEQGGRVKDLVTCGERRVCLLETPSSGADGTRVVAATEGEGTRQWPAPRAESLVPVGEHVLAGQGSADAVTLFAPDGTAVLRDRDGVAVRLDAGNLLIFSEAPSAYEDDRVLAGTAVDGKPVEMGQLKQIRSESCSWNTEMLVCGADKEFRLYRFAG comes from the coding sequence ATGGCAGGCCAGCAGGACGGTTTCGCCCTCGGCGTGGACCTCGGCACCTCGAACACGGTGGCGGTGCTGCGCTGGCCGGACGGGCGGACCCGGCCGGTGCTCGTCGACGGCCACCCGATCCTGCCGTCCGGCGTGTACGCCGACGCGGACGGTCATCTGCACGTCGGGCGGGACGCGCAGCGCCTGGCCCAGGCCGACCCGGCCGCCTACGAGCCGAACCCGAAGCGCCGGGTCGACGACGAGACGGTGGAGCTGGGCGGGCGGGCGTACCGGCCGGCGGAGCTGCTGGCCGCGACGCTGCGCGCGGTCGCGGACGCGGCGGTGGCGGCGGTCGGGATGCTGCCCCCGGCGGTGGTCACCCATCCGGCGGCCTGGACGCCGGCCCGCCGTCAGGTGCTGCACGACGCGCTGGAACTCGCAGGCTGGCCGGCCGCGGCCGAGCACACGCTCGCCGGGCCGATCGCGCCGGGCACCCGCCTGCTGCGCGAGCCGGTGGCAGCCGCGCGCTACTTCACGCAGGTGCTGCGCCGGCCGGTGCCGGTGGGCGGTGCGGTGGCGGTGTTCGACTTCGGCGGCGGGACGCTCGACGTGGCGGTGCTGCGCAACGAGGGCGCCGACCCGTGGGGCGACTCCGGTTTCCAACTGGTCGCCACCGGCGGGATCCCCGACCTCGGCGGCCTCGACCTGGACGCGGCCCTGCTCGGACGGCTCGGCGAGCTGGTCGGCCCGGCCCACCCGCGCGAGTGGGCCCGGCTGACCGACCCGACGACCACCGCCGAGCGGCGGGACCGCCAGCAGTTGTGGGACAACGTGCGCGGCGCGAAGGAGATGCTGTCCCGGGCCATGGTGGCGCCGGTCGCCGTACCGGGGGTGGAGGCGGCGGTGCCGCTGACCCGCGAGGACTTCGAACGCCTGGCCGCGCCGCTGCTGGCCCGGGCGGTGACGGAGACCCGGGAGGTGACCGCCGCCGCCGGGCTGCGCCCGGAGCAGCTCTCCGGCCTGTTCCTGGTCGGCGGGTCGACCCGGGTGCCGCTGGTGGCCCGGCTGCTGCACGCCGAGCTGGGCATCGCGCCGACGGTGCTGGAACAGCCGGAGATGCCCGTCGCGGAGGGCGCGCTCACCGACCTGCCGCTGCCCCGGCGGCCCGGCCGTCCCGCCGTGCCGGTCCAGGTCGCGTCGGCACCATCCGCGCCGACGCAGCCCGAACCGACAGGGCCCGCGCCGGCCGAGACCGACGCCGGCACGGCGAGCGCCGCCACGGTCCCCGCCGGTGCGACGAGGACGAACCCGGCCGCGCCCCTCGGCGGAGCGGACACGGCGCCCGCCGGACCGCACGGCACGCTGGTCGCCGACGGTCCCGTCCCACCGACGTCCCCCACGAGGTACGACGGCACGCCGCTCGCCGGGGGCCCGGTCCCGCATCCGAGGTACGACGGCGCTCCGGGCGCCCCCGGTTTCGTACCGCCGGGGGCAGCACCCGCCGGACACCACGCCGGACCCGGCGTACCCGGGATGCCGCCGCCCCCGCCCGGCGGAGGATGGCAGCCCGGCGTACCCGGGACGCCCTTCTCCCCCGCGCCGAACGGCGTCCGGACCGGCGGCGGCCGGCCCCGGCGCGGCCGGTGGATCGCGCTCGGCGCGGGTCTCGTGGTCGTCGCCGTGTCGGCGGCGGTGCTGCTCTGGGTGTTCCGGGACCGGCACCCGGCGCTCGACTTCCACACCGCGGAGCTGGTGAAGACGGTGGCCGCCGGTGACAACCGGCCGGACCAGATGTTCACCGCGACGCTCGGTGACCGCGCCTACCTGGCCCGGTCGCTGCCCGACGGCCACCTCCAGATGACAGCCGTCGAGGCGGGCACCGGCAAGACGGTCTGGGAGAAGCGGACCGACGCGGCCACGCAGCGGTGGGCGGCGATCCGGGCGCTGCCCGACGGGCTGCTCGTCCTCGGCGACGCCACCGGCAGCGGCACCCCGCGCGTGCTCGCGGTGCTCGACGGCGATTCCGGCAAGCAGCGCTGGCGGACCGACGTGGGCCGCGACGACGCGCTGTTCTTCGGGCCCGACACGGTGGTCCGGGTGGACCGCGACGGCGAGCGCCTCGTCGGGCTGCGGCTGGACGACGGCAGGCAGCGGTGGGAGCGGCGCAACCCGCGCACCGAGTACGGCGACGCGCGCACGAAGGTGCTGCCGGTCGGCACCGGAGCGGCACTGGACGGGCCCGGGGACGCCGAGGGCTCGCCGCTCGCCCCGTGGGCGGGGAAGGCGGACCGGCTGGTACAGGTCGGCGCGGACCGCTCGGTCCGGATCCTGGACCTGCGCAGCGGGAAGATCCTCAAGGAGCGGGGCAACGTGGCCGCTCTCGACGATCCGATGGCCGCCCGCGACGACCGGCTGTACGTGGCGGAGAACGAGCGCGGCCTGCGGCTGCTCGCCTACGACCTGGGCAGCCTCGGCACGCCCGGCGTGCTGTACGAGGCGCCGGAACAGGGCGGCCGGGTGAAGGACCTGGTCACCTGCGGGGAACGTCGCGTGTGCCTGCTGGAGACGCCCAGCAGCGGCGCCGACGGCACCCGGGTGGTGGCGGCGACCGAGGGCGAGGGCACCCGGCAGTGGCCGGCGCCGCGCGCCGAGTCGCTGGTGCCGGTCGGTGAGCACGTGCTGGCCGGGCAGGGCTCAGCGGACGCGGTGACGCTGTTCGCGCCGGACGGCACCGCGGTGCTGCGCGACCGGGACGGCGTCGCGGTCCGGCTGGACGCCGGCAACCTGCTGATCTTCTCCGAGGCACCCAGCGCGTACGAGGACGACCGGGTCCTCGCCGGCACGGCGGTGGACGGAAAGCCGGTCGAGATGGGGCAGCTCAAGCAGATCCGCAGCGAGTCCTGCTCCTGGAACACCGAGATGCTGGTGTGCGGCGCGGACAAGGAGTTCCGGTTGTACCGGTTCGCCGGCTGA